In one Gossypium hirsutum isolate 1008001.06 chromosome D09, Gossypium_hirsutum_v2.1, whole genome shotgun sequence genomic region, the following are encoded:
- the LOC107892306 gene encoding xyloglucan glycosyltransferase 4 yields the protein MALSSVVVTMEKPNKFSLVEINGSDSTLLLEKQKAVSPKQFTWFLFLKANRVFACLSWLPMALKTTFLSVKKRIALSDVSDEEAKSRRLYRFIKVFLFISIFALVLEIFAHLKKWNLNMIQPWEVQGLFQWCYMTWLSFRVDYVAPLVLTMSKFCIVLFLIQSLDRLILCLGCFWIKYKNLKPRINGDAYDIEDGSSFPMVLVQIPMCNEREVFAQSIAAASQLDWPKDRILIQVLDDSDDGNLQLLIKDEVSLWREKGVNIIYRHRLIRTGYKAGNLKSAMACDYVKDYEFVAIFDADFQPNPDFLKQTVPHFKGDPELGLVQARWSFVNKDENLLTRLQNINLCFHFEVEQQVNGAFLNFFGFNGTAGVWRIKALEESGGWLERTTVEDMDIAVRAHLNGWKFIFLNDVKVLCELPESYEAYKKQQHRWHSGPMQLFRLCLPAIVTSKISVSKKANLIFLFFLLRKLILPFYSFTLFCIILPLTMFIPEAELPLWVICYIPIFMSFLNIIPALKSFPFLVPYLLFENTMSVTKFNAMISGLFQLGSAYEWVVTKKTGRSSESDLVALAERESKSLNEEKITRRHSESGLETLNKLKKQEEITPLKKRNRLYRKELVLAFLLLTAAARSLLSAHGVHFYFLLFQGLTFLVVGLDLIGEQIS from the exons ATGGCTCTAAGTTCAGTTGTGGTCACCATGGAGAAGCCTAATAAGTTCTCTTTAGTGGAAATCAATGGCTCAGATTCAACTCTGCTACTCGAGAAACAAAAAGCAGTGAGTCCCAAACAGTTCACATGGTTCCTTTTCCTCAAAGCTAACAGAGTTTTTGCTTGTCTTTCATGGCTGCCAATGGCTTTGAAAACCACGTTTTTATCGGTCAAGAAACGCATTGCATTATCTGATGTGAGTGACGAAGAAGCCAAAAGCAGAAGATTGTATAGATTCATCAAAGTCTTtctttttatctctatatttgcTTTGGTTTTAGAAATCTTTGCTCATTTGAAGAAATGGAATTTGAACATGATTCAACCATGGGAGGTTCAAGGTCTCTTCCAATGGTGTTATATGACATGGTTGTCATTTAGAGTTGATTATGTTGCTCCATTGGTGCTAACCATGTCCAAATTCTGCATTGTTCTCTTCTTGATTCAGTCTCTTGATCGCCTTATTCTTTGTTTGGGTTGTTTCTGGATTAAATATAAGAACTTGAAACCAAGAATCAATGGAGATGCTTATGATATTGAAGATGGCTCAAGTTTTCCTATGGTTCTAGTGCAGATCCCAATGTGCAATGAAAGAGAG GTATTTGCACAATCAATTGCAGCTGCTTCTCAGCTTGATTGGCCTAAAGACCGGATTCTAATTCAAGTTCTAGATGATTCAGATGATGGGAATTTACAGCTTTTGATCAAAGATGAAGTTTCATTATGGCGTGAGAAAGGGGTGAACATAATCTACCGGCATCGGTTAATCCGAACCGGATACAAAGCCGGCAACCTTAAATCAGCAATGGCATGTGATTATGTTAAGGACTATGAATTTGTTGCTATATTTGATGCAGATTTCCAGCCTAACCCTGATTTCCTCAAGCAAACCGTGCCTCACTTCAAG GGTGACCCTGAGCTTGGTTTAGTTCAAGCTCGTTGGTCATTTGTGAATAAAGATGAGAATTTGCTTACAAGGCTTCAAAACATCAATCTTTGCTTCCATTTCGAAGTTGAGCAGCAAGTGAATGGTGCTTTCCTCAACTTCTTCGGATTCAACGGGACGGCTGGCGTGTGGAGGATCAAGGCCTTGGAAGAATCCGGTGGTTGGCTCGAGAGAACAACTGTTGAGGACATGGATATCGCGGTTCGAGCACACTTAAATGGATGGAAATTCATCTTCCTCAATGATGTTAAAGTGCTTTGTGAGCTGCCTGAGTCTTATGAAGCTTACAAGAAACAGCAGCACCGATGGCATTCAGGTCCGATGCAGTTGTTTCGGTTATGTCTCCCTGCAATTGTAACATCCAAG ATATCGGTATCGAAGAAGGCCAATTTGATATTCCTGTTTTTCCTACTAAGGAAGCTTATACTTCCATTTTACTCCTTCACATTGTTCTGCATCATACTTCCATTAACAATGTTCATTCCTGAAGCTGAACTTCCCCTTTGGGTTATCTGTTATATCCCAATTTTCATGTCATTCCTAAACATCATCCCGGCCCTGAAATCCTTCCCTTTCTTAGTCCCGTACCTTCTGTTCGAAAACACAATGTCGGTAACCAAATTTAATGCCATGATCTCGGGACTATTCCAGCTCGGGAGCGCCTACGAATGGGTAGTAACGAAGAAAACAGGTCGATCATCAGAATCCGACTTAGTGGCCTTAGCTGAAAGGGAATCGAAATCATTGAACGAAGAAAAGATCACGAGGAGACACTCCGAATCCGGGTTGGAGACATTGAATAAACTCAAAAAACAAGAAGAAATCACCCCTTTGAAGAAGAGAAATCGACTCTATAGGAAAGAGCTGGTACTGGCTTTTCTTCTACTCACTGCTGCTGCAAGAAGCTTACTGTCTGCACATGGAGTTCATTTCTATTTCTTGTTGTTTCAAGGCTTGACTTTTCTAGTAGTTGGCTTGGATTTGATTGGTGAACAAATAAgttaa
- the LOC107893020 gene encoding 60S ribosomal protein L27a-2 codes for MSRGRGNAGGMHHHRILFDKYHPGFFGKVGMRYFHKLRNKFYCPIVNIDKLWSLVPQEVKTKANKDAAPMIDVTQFGYFKVLGKGVLPENQPIVVKAKLVSKTAEKKIKEAGGAVVLTA; via the coding sequence ATGTCTAGAGGTCGGGGAAATGCCGGAGGCATGCACCACCACAGGATCCTGTTCGACAAGTACCACCCTGGGTTTTTCGGGAAAGTGGGTATGAGGTACTTCCACAAGCTACGCAACAAGTTCTACTGCCCCATCGTCAACATCGACAAGCTCTGGTCTCTCGTCCCGCAGGAGGTGAAAACCAAAGCCAACAAGGATGCCGCTCCGATGATCGACGTGACTCAGTTCGGATACTTTAAAGTCCTCGGGAAAGGTGTTTTGCCCGAGAACCAACCGATCGTCGTCAAGGCTAAGTTGGTGTCGAAAACTGCTGAGAAGAAAATTAAGGAAGCTGGTGGCGCCGTTGTTCTCACTGCTTAG
- the LOC107892304 gene encoding uncharacterized protein: MSQGFSIELYFDPALENQVLKAWNVLARRQISTQLIEIESRPHITLFSSPFLDPAKLESFIKSFASKQEPLPLSFSSIGAFPNENNVLFLSPAPTMSLLQFQAQVCEAIKKEGIEIGEEFKADAWIPYCPVAQEVPKTRMAEAFCVLRELKLPVSGYAMDIGLVEFSPVREHFSFGLGNTIDT; this comes from the coding sequence aTGTCACAAGGTTTCTCAATTGAGCTTTACTTCGATCCAGCACTTGAGAACCAGGTCTTAAAAGCTTGGAATGTTTTGGCTCGTCGTCAAATCAGCACTCAGTTAATTGAAATCGAATCAAGGCCTCACATTACTCTCTTTTCAAGCCCTTTTCTCGATCCTGCAAAGCTTGAATCCTTTATAAAGTCCTTTGCTTCAAAGCAAGAACCTTtacctctttctttttcttcaattggGGCTTTCCCAAATGAAAACAATGTTCTCTTCCTTTCACCAGCTCCAACAATGTCGCTCCTACAATTCCAGGCTCAGGTATGTGAGGCAATTAAAAAAGAAGGGATTGAAATTGGGGAAGAGTTTAAAGCTGATGCTTGGATCCCTTATTGTCCCGTAGCTCAAGAAGTGCCTAAAACAAGAATGGCTGAGGCTTTTTGTGTGTTGAGAGAGTTGAAATTGCCTGTTTCTGGGTATGCAATGGATATTGGATTAGTGGAGTTTTCACCTGTTCGTGAACATTTCTCATTTGGACTTGGGAATACCATAGACACATAG